A single Amphiprion ocellaris isolate individual 3 ecotype Okinawa chromosome 15, ASM2253959v1, whole genome shotgun sequence DNA region contains:
- the LOC111562473 gene encoding BCL2/adenovirus E1B 19 kDa protein-interacting protein 2-like isoform X1, translating into MWPSNRNNMESREEEQEEETLRSFLSDKNTEITKTTNSMTFDTNSITTTVAADSSTATAATTPAAPPDNQTEDEETGEGDSVVIATSSADLPDEKVEVEEGCTEEVSAEDEGEEDEEDEKDKKAREDKKTEEVQDDQEDQDSPVESEEKSLTPTTDRPAPPSSLALSGPRATKKKVLVAPALSLSLGGSESTTSDDFPAGFLSPSPDDEDDTALDFDLDAIETPSDSESLRFPLYDLDLEDDLRRLGVASCRRKPLGSVPKFRSDSQAGSVSGIDESSLGALEREDMVDSQGIRWRCFSTGEPPQESRVNMSVLEPFLRVLSHGGYYGDGMNDIIVFSSCYLPENSLENYQYVMDNLFRFVVGTLELMVAENYVIVYLCAGGQKDKLPGISWLKEWYTTIDRRLRKNLKGFYVVHPTWYIKALITIIKPFISSKFSRKLQFVNSLQELSDFIPTEHVQIPDCVREYDQNLSS; encoded by the exons ATGTGGCCGAG CAACAGGAACAACATGGAGTCCAGAGAAGAGGAGCAAGAGGAAGAAACACTCAG gTCATTTCtgtcagacaaaaacactgaaattaccAAAACCACCAACAGTATGACTTTTGATACAAACAGTATTACCACGACTGTTGCAGCTGATAGTAGCACTGCTACTGCTGCCACGACTCCTGCTGCACCACCTGATAATCAGACAG AGGATGAAGAAACAGGTGAGGGAGACAGCGTTGTCATAGCAACATCAAGTGCTGACTTACCAG atGAGAAGGTGGAGGTAGAGGAAGGATGCACGGAAGAAGTGTCTGCTGAAGATGAGGgtgaggaagacgaggaggatgaGAAAGACAAGAAAGCTAGGGAAGACAAGAAGACTGAGGAAGTCCAGGACGATCAGGAAGACCAGGATT CACCCGTGGAGTCAGAGGAGAAATCGTTGACACCGACCACAGACAGACCAG CTCCTCCAAGCAGTCTAGCTTTGTCGGGGCCACGAGCAACAAAGAAGAAAGTCCTGGTGGCTCCAGCTCTCAGTCTGTCATTAG GTGGCAGTGAGTCAACAACCTCTGATGACTTCCCAGCTGGCTTCCTGTCTCCATCAcctgatgatgaagatgacacTGCACTCGACTTTGACCTGGATGCTATAGAGACGCCATCCGACAGTGAATCACTGCGCTTCCCCCTCTACGACCTGGACCTGGAAG ACGATCTGCGGCGTCTTGGTGTGGCATCTTGCCGCCGCAAACCATTGGGCTCCGTCCCCAAGTTCAGGTCAGATTCTCAGGCTGGTTCTGTATCAGGGATCGACGAGAGCAGCCTGGGAGCTCTGGAAAGGGAAGACATGGTGGACAGCCAGGGCATAAGGTGGCGCTGTTTCTCCACAGGCGAACCTCCACAGGAGAGTCGAGTCAACATGAGCGTCCTGGAGCCGTTCCTCAGGGTGCTGTCACATGGAG GTTACTATGGCGATGGCATGAATGACATCATTGTGTTTTCCTCCTGTTACCTGCCGGAGAACAGTCTGGAGAATTACCAGTATGTGATGGACAACCTGTTCAG gTTTGTTGTCGGCACTCTGGAGCTGATGGTGGCGGAAAACTATGTGATTGTGTATCTTTGTGCTGGAGGTCAGAAGGACAAACTTCCAGGAATCAGCTGGCTCAAAGAGTGGTACACCACCATCGACAGGAG GTTGAGGAAGAACCTGAAGGGTTTCTATGTGGTTCATCCCACCTGGTACATCAAAGCTCTCATTACCATCATCAAACCCTTCATCAG CTCAAAGTTCAGCAGGAAGCTCCAGTTTGTCAACAGCCTCCAGGAACTTTCTGACTTCATCCccactgagcatgtgcagaTCCCAGACTGTGTTAGAGA GTATGACCAGAACCTGTCCAGTTGA
- the LOC111562473 gene encoding BCL2/adenovirus E1B 19 kDa protein-interacting protein 2-like isoform X2, with the protein MESREEEQEEETLRSFLSDKNTEITKTTNSMTFDTNSITTTVAADSSTATAATTPAAPPDNQTEDEETGEGDSVVIATSSADLPDEKVEVEEGCTEEVSAEDEGEEDEEDEKDKKAREDKKTEEVQDDQEDQDSPVESEEKSLTPTTDRPAPPSSLALSGPRATKKKVLVAPALSLSLGGSESTTSDDFPAGFLSPSPDDEDDTALDFDLDAIETPSDSESLRFPLYDLDLEDDLRRLGVASCRRKPLGSVPKFRSDSQAGSVSGIDESSLGALEREDMVDSQGIRWRCFSTGEPPQESRVNMSVLEPFLRVLSHGGYYGDGMNDIIVFSSCYLPENSLENYQYVMDNLFRFVVGTLELMVAENYVIVYLCAGGQKDKLPGISWLKEWYTTIDRRLRKNLKGFYVVHPTWYIKALITIIKPFISSKFSRKLQFVNSLQELSDFIPTEHVQIPDCVREYDQNLSS; encoded by the exons ATGGAGTCCAGAGAAGAGGAGCAAGAGGAAGAAACACTCAG gTCATTTCtgtcagacaaaaacactgaaattaccAAAACCACCAACAGTATGACTTTTGATACAAACAGTATTACCACGACTGTTGCAGCTGATAGTAGCACTGCTACTGCTGCCACGACTCCTGCTGCACCACCTGATAATCAGACAG AGGATGAAGAAACAGGTGAGGGAGACAGCGTTGTCATAGCAACATCAAGTGCTGACTTACCAG atGAGAAGGTGGAGGTAGAGGAAGGATGCACGGAAGAAGTGTCTGCTGAAGATGAGGgtgaggaagacgaggaggatgaGAAAGACAAGAAAGCTAGGGAAGACAAGAAGACTGAGGAAGTCCAGGACGATCAGGAAGACCAGGATT CACCCGTGGAGTCAGAGGAGAAATCGTTGACACCGACCACAGACAGACCAG CTCCTCCAAGCAGTCTAGCTTTGTCGGGGCCACGAGCAACAAAGAAGAAAGTCCTGGTGGCTCCAGCTCTCAGTCTGTCATTAG GTGGCAGTGAGTCAACAACCTCTGATGACTTCCCAGCTGGCTTCCTGTCTCCATCAcctgatgatgaagatgacacTGCACTCGACTTTGACCTGGATGCTATAGAGACGCCATCCGACAGTGAATCACTGCGCTTCCCCCTCTACGACCTGGACCTGGAAG ACGATCTGCGGCGTCTTGGTGTGGCATCTTGCCGCCGCAAACCATTGGGCTCCGTCCCCAAGTTCAGGTCAGATTCTCAGGCTGGTTCTGTATCAGGGATCGACGAGAGCAGCCTGGGAGCTCTGGAAAGGGAAGACATGGTGGACAGCCAGGGCATAAGGTGGCGCTGTTTCTCCACAGGCGAACCTCCACAGGAGAGTCGAGTCAACATGAGCGTCCTGGAGCCGTTCCTCAGGGTGCTGTCACATGGAG GTTACTATGGCGATGGCATGAATGACATCATTGTGTTTTCCTCCTGTTACCTGCCGGAGAACAGTCTGGAGAATTACCAGTATGTGATGGACAACCTGTTCAG gTTTGTTGTCGGCACTCTGGAGCTGATGGTGGCGGAAAACTATGTGATTGTGTATCTTTGTGCTGGAGGTCAGAAGGACAAACTTCCAGGAATCAGCTGGCTCAAAGAGTGGTACACCACCATCGACAGGAG GTTGAGGAAGAACCTGAAGGGTTTCTATGTGGTTCATCCCACCTGGTACATCAAAGCTCTCATTACCATCATCAAACCCTTCATCAG CTCAAAGTTCAGCAGGAAGCTCCAGTTTGTCAACAGCCTCCAGGAACTTTCTGACTTCATCCccactgagcatgtgcagaTCCCAGACTGTGTTAGAGA GTATGACCAGAACCTGTCCAGTTGA